AGGTTTGTAATCAGCAGTATAAAATGCTCCATATGCTGTTCCCCCGCGTTCCTGCATAACTCTTCTGAATCCTTCCTGGACCCTGTCAAACCATTCTGGCTTTGCATCAACCTTATTAAGGATGACAGGCTCGAATTCATTTACAACAGGACCAACCTCATCATTTTTCATTACTGGTTCCCTGATTTCCTTTACAATCCTTGGCTGCAGCCGGTTTCCGCCATTCGCGATTGTGGAAGCATATTGTGCTAATTGCAATGTTGTATACGTATCATATTGGCCAATTGCAAAGTCAAGCAATAGACCCGGCCTTTTTTCTGTACCCTTGAAACCCACCATCTCATTAGGCAGGTCGATTCCTGTTCTTGCACCCAGGCCAAACTGGCTGAAATGATTCCTCATCGTATCAAATGCCTGTGGCTCCAGATACAGAGGCTGATCATACTTATAATTTCCCTTACCAATATTTATGGCTGTCCGGAACATGTAAACATTGGACGATACCTTCAAGGCATTGCGGTCGTCCAGTGTCCCTAGTCCTGCCTTCCATGATTTCTTAGGGTTAGTGCCCTTGATTTTAATCGGTGTGTCATAAAATTGTGTACCTGGACTTATTGCGCCAGTACTAAATCCAGTTAAAATCGTAGCTCCCTTTACAGCGGATCCAACATTATAAGATGTTGTAAAGTTACCGCTGGCAAAATCCTGCATGACGGTCTTACCTGTCTCTTCATCTCTGACTATCTGCTTTCCAGCGAGGGTCAAAATTTCTCCTGTATTAGGATCCATCAATACAACGAAAGCCCTGTCCAGGAGTCCTGTTCTTGGCGTCTGCTTTGCTTTTGACAATTCTTCTTCTATGATTTTTTCGACAGCGAGCTGCAGGTCCATATCAATCGTAAGCACAAGGTCCTTTCCTCGCTGACCATCAGAAATTACCTGAGTATCAAGAACATTGCCGCCTTTATCAGTAATGTTCTTTACCTTAGCTTTTTGTCCTTGCAAAATATCTTCATATTGCTGCTCGATATAACTCAAGCCCACACGGTCGTTCCTGCTGTACCCTCTGGCAAGATAATACTCAAGCTTCTCTTTAGGCAGGCCCTTTTCCGAGTCACTCACCTTGCCTAAAATGGACTTCAGAGTCTTATCATAGCTATATTTGCGCTCCCAATCTGTTGTTGTATCCACTCCAGGCAGCATTTCGAGGTTCTCGCTGACAATGGCGAACTCTTCAGGAGTTACGTCTTTCTTAACAATTTGAGGTGACAGCGCATATCCGCTCATCATTTCACGTAAAATAGCAAGTATCTCAAGGTCATCCTTGGTTAATTCATTCAATTCATTCTCAGTAATACGCTCAAGCTGAAGATTGTAAATCGCTTTATCATCAAGCTTTTTCTCATCATACTGCGCCCATTCTTCTTCTTTGATTTTATCCTTTGCACGTTCTTCATTTGTTAAAATCCAGTAATCCTTTTTGTCCCTTTCCCGGACCTTCTTCAGGTCTTCCTCTGAATCCTTAGCGATTAATTTCGCGAGTCGTTCCGCGACCATAAGCATTTCTTTCGTCTCAGTGCTCTGGCTCTTAGTATAAGTAATCGCCTTGCTAGGCGTATTGTCAACGATTGTCTTCATATTCCGGTCATACATTTTCCCTCTAGGAACAGGATTATTCACGGTCACATCTTCAGTCCGTTCGATTTCTCTTTTGAAGTCCTCACCGTAAACGATTTGAACAATCCCAAGCCTTAAAATCAGCATCGAAAATAAGACAAACACCGCAAAAAATAACATATTCAGCCTGAATGGAACATGCGTCTTCTTCTTTTTCTTCTTGTTCAAGCCTCTCCCACCTCTTCAGTCTGTATGTCCTGATTTTACACTATCCTTTATTTTAACGAATTACGCCGCCTTTTTCTATTAAAAAACTCATAAGAATATTTTTCCATAAAAAGTCGGCCAGGCTATACGCCTGGCCGACTTTTTATGAACAAGGCTTGCTACCTGTTATGCTGGAGCTTTTAACTGGATCTTTCTAATAAAGAAATAAATCAAGGTATGCCCGCTTCCCAGTAAGACAAGCAGGACAGGGATGGCCTGTCTTTCACTGAAAAGATGGATTGAGAGCAGGAAAAGCACAATTGAAGTAATCCGGCCAAGATTTAAAAATAGTTCGCGGACCACGATATACTCTATCCTCATTTCCGCTGCTCTCCAGCCAAGGCCAATGACATCATATGTCATAGAAGAGTAAGGAACCAGAAGTAATGGATAAGCAACCGCAATCAGGGCTGCATATAAAAGAAGCCGCAGGTAGCTGAGATTGAAAACAAGCAGGAAAATGGCAAGAAAAAGAATCAGTCCGCCAACAAGGATTGCCTTTTTCCTGTGTTCCTTTTTCAACGTACGGGATACAAAAAAATAAGCAAGAAAAGAAATCCCTGAATTAATCAATCCATATGTACCTAAGGCCATTTCGCTATCTGTGGCAATGAATACAAAGACGGAAACGATGAAGACAAATACACCTTCCCTAAGCCCCTGACAGAAGTGGGCATTCGTAACCATCCGCCAATTTTTATCGTTCCTTCTTTCTGTTATAATTCGCATAAACCAGTACTTTCCGTGGGCGGGTCTGCGTTTAAGGAAAAAACTAAGTAACACCGCGATTGAAAATAACCCCAGCGAAAGTCCAAACACCACTGTATAACCTGTCAGTTTTTCAAGCCTGGAAATAATGAATCCAGCAGCCACCGGACCGATCATACCTCCAACAGATCCAAGGATGCCAAGAAATCCATTAAAGAAATCACGTGTCTCCGGTTCAGTGATCTCAAAAGTGAGGACATTGAAGGCCAGCCAATAAAAGCCATAGCCTATGCCCAAAAGGACACCCAGTAATAATAGGAATTCCGATGCTCTGGTGCCTACAAACAAAACGGTTACATAAAACATCGCGAGAAAGATGACACCAATGCGAAGAACAATGACCCTGTCGACTTTCTTTGCCCATCTCCCAGCAAGGATGAAGGTGAGAGGCTGTGCAATGACAATCGAAAGGTTATACATTGCCAAGTCTGCTAGCTCACCGGATTGTTTCCATAAATAGATATTAACGAAAGTATTGGAAAGGGCAATGCTTAATGAGTACAGACCCCCAATAATCAATAGGAGCGCCAAGTCCTTTGTCAGTTCAATGTCTCCTAATAATTTGTTTACTTTGCTCATGATCGACTCCCCTTTTCTCTTGGGTAGTTTCTAACAAAGTAAACAGGGTTATTCAGTTTTTGCGCAGGGTCTTACAAAGGAAAACTTGTCAAAAAAATAGAGAGGCTGCATTTACTGCAGCCTCTCGTGTTTTCAATCAATTATTTTGCAGAAGTATAACGCTTGCTGACTTCTTCCCAATTAACTACATTCCAGAATGCGCCAATGTATTCTGGTCTTCTGTTCTGGTAATTCAGGTAGTATGCATGCTCCCAAACATCTAATCCAAGGATCGGAGTCTTGCCTTCCATTAATGGAGAGTCCTGGTTTGGAGTGCTAGTTACTTCAAGCTCGCCGTTGTTTACTACAAGCCAAGCCCAGCCAGAGCCGAAACGAGTGGTTGCAGCCTTTGAAAACTCTTCCTTGAAACCTTCAAATCCGCCGAACTTAGAGTTGATTGCATCAGCAAGTTCGCCTGTTGGCTCTCCGCCACCATTTGGAGAAAGGATTTGCCAGAATAAAGAGTGGTTAGCATGTCCGCCGCCGTTGTTGCGAACAGCAGTGCGTGCCGCTTCTGGAACAGCATCCAGGTTAGATACGACTTCCTCAACAGATTTAGAAAGAAGTTCTTCGTTTCCTTCCAAAGCATTATTCAAGTTTGTTACATAAGTGTTATGGTGCTTTGTGTGGTGAATATTCATTGTTTCCTTGTCGATGTGTGGTTCTAGTGCATCATATGCATACGGTAATTGTGGTAATTCAAATGCCATTATTAACATCCTCCTATGTATCGAGTTTCACTTTCCGAACAATCTTTCATACAATTCAGTATTTAGAATTGTTCTAAAAGTGCTTCATGTTTAGATTACCAAAGAACGGTAATCGTTTCAAATAAAATGCTTTGGCTTAACAAGTTTAAAGTATCCCAACTCCCTGCAGTTTATTCTGATTATACTCCGAATGCTGCTTTGAAAATTTCAGAAAATCGTCAATATTGCTTGAATGCAGTCCTGTCAACGATATATGTCGCATCCAGCCAAATCCTCAACCATTTATTACCAAAACACAATTGACACAGTAGAAACAATTCTTTTAAATCAAGGTATAGAGAGGCATAATAAGGAGTCGATCCTGGTGGACAAAAATATATCATTATACAGTTTGATTTTGCAGAATTTCATTGATAAGGAAACAATCCAAAAAATCAAGGCAGACACTATCCTTTTCCAGGAAGACGAAAACGTCCAGAACGTTTATATCTTGCTGAGCGGAAGTGCGTCAGTGGGCCGTGTTCATATGAAGGGAAAGGAATTTATCCTGAAAATACTGAACGGCGAAGAGATGATCATAGAATATGAATTATTCAAGCATACGCCGCGATATCATTTTTCAGCCAAAACTCTCACTGATTGTGAAGTCCTGATGATCAGAAGAGAACATTTCGAAGAATTCATCCTCAATGATAAAACCGCTATGAATGCACTTGTTAATTGGTTAAGTACTAGATACCTCAAGGCACAAATGAAGTGTCAGGACTTGATCATGAACGGAAAAAAAGGAGGGTTATACTCCATTCTGATCAGGCTGTGCAACAGCTATGGTGTAATGACAGATGAAGGCATCCTGATTGATTTGCCTCTCACACATCAGGAACTTGCCAATTTAACCTATGGAACCAGGGAAGTGATCCAAAGGATGCTGAAGGAATTGCGCGAAAAAGACATCATTTCCTATGACCAGCTAAAATTCACTATCAAAAACCTTGCCTATCTAAAGCGGGAAGTTGATTGCCAGAATTGTTCTTTTGAAATTTGCGGGCTGAATTAATTATCTGCTCCAACTCCAAAAAAACATATAAAAAATCGTGCTCATTCAGCACGATTTTTTATATGATCATAAAGAAAGATATGAGCATGATGACCATGATGATTGCTTTGGTCACTACACTGCTCACAAAGCCAACAACAGAACCAAAACCGATTTTAATTGCATCATTAAGATTCTTTTTATTGACCAGCAATTCAGCCAGGGCCGCTCCTATAAACGGACCGATCAGGATACCGACAATCGGAATTATAAATGGGCCGACTATCAGTCCCGCAGTGCTTCCCCATATACCAGCCTTACTTCCTCCGTACTTTTTGACTCCTATTATGTTTGCTATATAATCAGCGCCGAACAGCAAGGCCACAAACATGCCCTGAATGGACCAAAACAGCCAGTTGAATGGCTCAAAAGAATAAAAAACCCCATATAGAATGAAACCACCCAGCATCAATAGAACACCTGGAAGGATGGGTATAAATAAGCTGGCAAAGGCGCCAGCGAACAATATTCCTATAATAGTCCAATATATCAAATCCATAAAATCCACCCTTTCCCTGCTTTTTGAGTTCATTTAGATATAAAAATAAGCAAAGGTTTCCCCTTGCTTATTTTACCACTATTTATGTTCTCCCAAAACGTACTCTGCGATATTTACTGCATGGTCGCCGATGCGCTCCAGGTTGCTGATGATATCGACAAACACGATGCCAGCCTGTCCAGAACACTGACCTTCATTCATTCGAAGAATATGCTGCTTTCTAAGTTTGCGTTCCATGCTGTCAATTTCGTCTTCTTTTGTTACAACTGCTCTGGCTGTTTCTAAGTTTTTCTGATCTAACGCCTGAAGTGCTTCATCAACTGTGCTCACTGTCAGGTTAAACATTATTTCAAGGTCATCCATTGCAGTATCCGTCATTCTCACTTTATTAGATTGCTGGTACTCAATCAGTTCAATAATATTTTCAAAATGGTCCCCGATTCTCTCAATATCGCGAACAGTGTCCATCAGCATGGTGTGTTCTTCTGAATCATGTTCCGACAAAGAGCTGGTTGCCAGGTTTATTAGATAATCTGTAATTTTACGATCGAGATTATTAATTGCATCTTCCAATTGCATAGCATTGGCGGAATGCTTTGTATTTTTTGTTTTCAAAAATTCATTTGTTTCTTCAAGTCCCTTTAATGCAAACTTACCCATGCGAAGAACTTCTTCTTTCGCCTGGCCAAGAGCGATTGTCGGTGACTGCTCAATAAAAACTGGATCAAGGTGCTGGGCCTTGTAATCTATTATCGAATCTTCCCCGGGAATCAACTTTGTTACAATTAACGCCAATACGGCTACAAATGGCAGCTGTATCAATGTATTGGTTGAGTTGAAAATCCCGTGGGCAAAGGCGATCGTCATCTCAGGGTTTAACGAAAGATTATCCCTGATGAGTTCTATAAGCATAGTAAAAGGCTCTAAAACTATTAAAAACAGGATTGTACCAATCAAGTTGAATAATACATGTGTGGCCGCCGCTCTTTTAGCTGCAACAGAAGTACCGATGGCAGCCAGGACAGCTGTAATGGTTGTCCCTATATTATCTCCAAATAATACCGGAAGGGCTCCATTTAGGTTGATCAGGCTCTCAGCGTGCAGGCCTTGCAGAATTCCAATGGTCGCACTTGAACTCTGGACAATTACGGTGAAAACAGCACCAATGACTACACCAAGAAATGGATTTGAACTGAGCTCAACCGTCAATTCATGAAACGATTCAAGAGTACTTAGCGGCTTCATTCCTCCACTCATCAACTCCAGCCCATAGAATAAGCCACCGAAACCGAAAACAATTTGTCCTGCATTATGGATCTTTTTATTCTTAAAGAAAAATAAAAGGATAGAACCAACTGCAATAATTGGCAAGGAATTTCACCAACATTGATACCGATGATAAAGGCAGTAATCGTAGTTCCTATGTTGGCACCCATGATGACCCCAATTGCCTGGCGCAGAGTCATGAAGCCAGCACTTACCAGTCCGACTGTGATAACAGTCGTTGCTGAACTGCTCTGGATCAAAACTGTTACAATAAGGCCAGCGAGAACACCTATTACCGGGTTTCTCGTTAAACGGTTCAAAACATCTCTCAGCCTGTCCCCAGCTGATTTCTGCAGACCATCACTCATGAATTTTATGCTGAATAAGAAAATTCCAAGACCCCCAAAGAATTCAAACAGCATATTTTGCAGATTCAATTCCATTTTTTCAACCCCTAGTTTTAATACGACTAATATCAACAAACACGAACTATTATGAGAGGATTATTAAGGATAAGTAAATAAGAAAGCGTCCAAATTTACAATACCTTAACATTGGGGCGTTTTATTACAGTAATGTTAAGAAGAGGGTGGAATCGCTTGTTATTGTCCTCACAGAAAAGATAAAATAGACACGGAATCTATTAAAGGACGTGTATTGATGAACCTTTTTACGCAATTGGCCAAAAGCCTGTATTCTCCGAAGGATATAGCATTAACCCGTTTCCAAGGTATCGGCAAAACCATTTTGTTTGTTTTTTTATTAACACTAATCTCTATTTTGCCATCCATATTCTATATGTTCACTAGTATTTCTCAGGCGATAGACTCGGCAAAACAAGCCGTAGAGACGGACATTCCCAACTTTTCAATCGAAGAAGGTGTCTTGAAATCGGATATTAAGGCACCGGTTACCTTGAAAAAAGACAATTTCACTATTATTTTTGACTCTACTGGTGCAGTTGAGGAAAGTGATATGACAAACATGGACACCACTTTTGGAATGCTGGAGCATGAAATTGTTCTTACAGCTGGCGGACAAACAAATGCTATCCCCTACTCCCTTTTCACAACGGAGAAAATATCCAGGGATGACGCACTGTCACTCATTAAAACGGCTGATTCTGCCCTCCCTGTCCTTCTCGGAATATTGTTTATTGCCATCTTTGTTTTTTCTGCCGGTTTGAAGTTTATAGAAGTCTCGCTGCTCGCCCTTTTTGGTTTGCTCTTGAAAAACCTGGCCCAGAGGAATATACAGTACAGACATTTATGGAGAATGGCCGCATACAGCACCACTCTCCCTACTTTGTTCTTCACTCTGATGGCATTCCTTAAAACTGCAGTGCCCTACAATTTTGCGGTTAACTGGTTTGTCGCATCCATGATGCTGCTAATGGCAATTAAAGAAATCGCAGTTCAGAAAAGAGAAGAAATTTAACAAATGCGCCCCTGGCGTATTTTTTTTGCTCTCTTCCTTTTCTTCTAAATGCAAGGTCAATAAAAGAGTTATTTTTTCTATCAATTAGTTCTGAACTCTACTTCTGCTGCATAAATAATGATATAGGTGTTTTAGGAGGAAGGTTCTATGAAGAAATTGGCAGGATTCATTGTTTTCATAGTTTTAACCTATGCGATATATAATGATTTAAGCATAGGAACGCTTCCCGCAATGAATTCACAAAATCCAGATATAAAAGAATCAGAACAGAAAGAAAACATTAAGAAAGCAGACAGACAAAGGCAGCCGGAAATCCCTTATTTCGAGCATGAGGTAAAGCCCGGCGACACCGTCCTTTCCGTTCTTGACAGCATATCAGACAGCCCGCTGAATGTTCCTGTTTCACAAGCGGTAGACGATTTTAAAAAATTGAATGACGGAACAGACCCTCAAAAAATTAAATTTGGCAATACCTATAAATTCCCCGATTATAGCAGTCAAAATTAACAAAGGCTAACAAATAAAGTCTTTCCTTGTCAATTTGAACAAAAGATTGATAAAATGGGGTTGTGCATCTTTAGGAACTTTTTCATGAATTCCATTTTTCAAAGGAGCGAATCACTGTTGAGTGAAATCATACATCGTACCAAAACCCGTCCGATCAAGGTTGGGAATTTAACTATTGGCGGCAACAATGAAGTTGTCATTCAAAGTATGACAACTACTAAGACGCATGACGTCGAAGCGACTGTTGCTGAAATCAAACGCCTGGAAGAAGCAGGCTGCCAGATCGTCCGTGTAGCGTGCCCGGATGAAAGAGCAGCCAATGCTATTTCTGAAATAAAGAAAAGAATCAATATACCATTGGTAGTTGATATCCACTTTGATTATCGTCTTGCGCTTAAGGCAATCGAAGGGGGAGCCGATAAAATCCGGATCAACCCAGGGAATATCGGCAAACGCGAAAAGGTAGAGGCGGTTGTAAAAGCCGCTAAAGAGAAAGGTATCCCTATCAGAATCGGTGTAAATGCCGGATCGCTGGAGAGACGTATTCTCGAAAAATACGGTTATCCTACTGCGGATGGCATGGTAGAAAGTGCATTGCACCATATCAAAATCCTGGAAGATTTAGATTTCCATAATATTATCGTCTCAATGAAGGCATCTGATGTAAACCTTGCGATTGAAGCATATGAAAAGGCTGCAAAAGCTTTTGATTATCCGCTTCACCTTGGAATCACTGAATCAGGGACTTTATTTGCAGG
The nucleotide sequence above comes from Mesobacillus jeotgali. Encoded proteins:
- a CDS encoding peptidoglycan D,D-transpeptidase FtsI family protein, whose translation is MLFFAVFVLFSMLILRLGIVQIVYGEDFKREIERTEDVTVNNPVPRGKMYDRNMKTIVDNTPSKAITYTKSQSTETKEMLMVAERLAKLIAKDSEEDLKKVRERDKKDYWILTNEERAKDKIKEEEWAQYDEKKLDDKAIYNLQLERITENELNELTKDDLEILAILREMMSGYALSPQIVKKDVTPEEFAIVSENLEMLPGVDTTTDWERKYSYDKTLKSILGKVSDSEKGLPKEKLEYYLARGYSRNDRVGLSYIEQQYEDILQGQKAKVKNITDKGGNVLDTQVISDGQRGKDLVLTIDMDLQLAVEKIIEEELSKAKQTPRTGLLDRAFVVLMDPNTGEILTLAGKQIVRDEETGKTVMQDFASGNFTTSYNVGSAVKGATILTGFSTGAISPGTQFYDTPIKIKGTNPKKSWKAGLGTLDDRNALKVSSNVYMFRTAINIGKGNYKYDQPLYLEPQAFDTMRNHFSQFGLGARTGIDLPNEMVGFKGTEKRPGLLLDFAIGQYDTYTTLQLAQYASTIANGGNRLQPRIVKEIREPVMKNDEVGPVVNEFEPVILNKVDAKPEWFDRVQEGFRRVMQERGGTAYGAFYTADYKPAGKTGTAQAFYDGPKRKNYDKPPEVMNLSLIAYAPHENPEIAMAVMVPWAYEGNQGHHANNDIGRRVFDTYFELKKKRLEGNMNPEQPVQEVEEKKEGTELLEEIAEDIEQ
- a CDS encoding MFS transporter, with product MSKVNKLLGDIELTKDLALLLIIGGLYSLSIALSNTFVNIYLWKQSGELADLAMYNLSIVIAQPLTFILAGRWAKKVDRVIVLRIGVIFLAMFYVTVLFVGTRASEFLLLLGVLLGIGYGFYWLAFNVLTFEITEPETRDFFNGFLGILGSVGGMIGPVAAGFIISRLEKLTGYTVVFGLSLGLFSIAVLLSFFLKRRPAHGKYWFMRIITERRNDKNWRMVTNAHFCQGLREGVFVFIVSVFVFIATDSEMALGTYGLINSGISFLAYFFVSRTLKKEHRKKAILVGGLILFLAIFLLVFNLSYLRLLLYAALIAVAYPLLLVPYSSMTYDVIGLGWRAAEMRIEYIVVRELFLNLGRITSIVLFLLSIHLFSERQAIPVLLVLLGSGHTLIYFFIRKIQLKAPA
- a CDS encoding superoxide dismutase, whose protein sequence is MAFELPQLPYAYDALEPHIDKETMNIHHTKHHNTYVTNLNNALEGNEELLSKSVEEVVSNLDAVPEAARTAVRNNGGGHANHSLFWQILSPNGGGEPTGELADAINSKFGGFEGFKEEFSKAATTRFGSGWAWLVVNNGELEVTSTPNQDSPLMEGKTPILGLDVWEHAYYLNYQNRRPEYIGAFWNVVNWEEVSKRYTSAK
- a CDS encoding Crp/Fnr family transcriptional regulator; its protein translation is MDKNISLYSLILQNFIDKETIQKIKADTILFQEDENVQNVYILLSGSASVGRVHMKGKEFILKILNGEEMIIEYELFKHTPRYHFSAKTLTDCEVLMIRREHFEEFILNDKTAMNALVNWLSTRYLKAQMKCQDLIMNGKKGGLYSILIRLCNSYGVMTDEGILIDLPLTHQELANLTYGTREVIQRMLKELREKDIISYDQLKFTIKNLAYLKREVDCQNCSFEICGLN
- a CDS encoding DUF456 domain-containing protein, with product MDLIYWTIIGILFAGAFASLFIPILPGVLLMLGGFILYGVFYSFEPFNWLFWSIQGMFVALLFGADYIANIIGVKKYGGSKAGIWGSTAGLIVGPFIIPIVGILIGPFIGAALAELLVNKKNLNDAIKIGFGSVVGFVSSVVTKAIIMVIMLISFFMII
- a CDS encoding Na/Pi cotransporter family protein yields the protein MTIAFAHGIFNSTNTLIQLPFVAVLALIVTKLIPGEDSIIDYKAQHLDPVFIEQSPTIALGQAKEEVLRMGKFALKGLEETNEFLKTKNTKHSANAMQLEDAINNLDRKITDYLINLATSSLSEHDSEEHTMLMDTVRDIERIGDHFENIIELIEYQQSNKVRMTDTAMDDLEIMFNLTVSTVDEALQALDQKNLETARAVVTKEDEIDSMERKLRKQHILRMNEGQCSGQAGIVFVDIISNLERIGDHAVNIAEYVLGEHK
- a CDS encoding DUF1189 domain-containing protein, yielding MNLFTQLAKSLYSPKDIALTRFQGIGKTILFVFLLTLISILPSIFYMFTSISQAIDSAKQAVETDIPNFSIEEGVLKSDIKAPVTLKKDNFTIIFDSTGAVEESDMTNMDTTFGMLEHEIVLTAGGQTNAIPYSLFTTEKISRDDALSLIKTADSALPVLLGILFIAIFVFSAGLKFIEVSLLALFGLLLKNLAQRNIQYRHLWRMAAYSTTLPTLFFTLMAFLKTAVPYNFAVNWFVASMMLLMAIKEIAVQKREEI
- a CDS encoding LysM peptidoglycan-binding domain-containing protein, with the protein product MKKLAGFIVFIVLTYAIYNDLSIGTLPAMNSQNPDIKESEQKENIKKADRQRQPEIPYFEHEVKPGDTVLSVLDSISDSPLNVPVSQAVDDFKKLNDGTDPQKIKFGNTYKFPDYSSQN
- the ispG gene encoding flavodoxin-dependent (E)-4-hydroxy-3-methylbut-2-enyl-diphosphate synthase, which codes for MIHRTKTRPIKVGNLTIGGNNEVVIQSMTTTKTHDVEATVAEIKRLEEAGCQIVRVACPDERAANAISEIKKRINIPLVVDIHFDYRLALKAIEGGADKIRINPGNIGKREKVEAVVKAAKEKGIPIRIGVNAGSLERRILEKYGYPTADGMVESALHHIKILEDLDFHNIIVSMKASDVNLAIEAYEKAAKAFDYPLHLGITESGTLFAGTVKSAAGLGAILSKGIGNTVRVSLSADPVEEVKVARELLKAFGLAANAATLISCPTCGRIEIDLISIANEVEEYISKIKAPIKVAVLGCAVNGPGEAREADIGIAGARGEGLLFRKGEIVRKVPEATMVEELKKEIDKIAEEKLQEAALQK